From the genome of Rosettibacter firmus, one region includes:
- a CDS encoding M16 family metallopeptidase, whose translation MKNIFKWISFLFLIIISINAQDVDRTKPPELPPPKSLSLPELIKFELSNGLKVVLMEKHNVPLIQLNVIVKAGTVNDPQGKEGLANITIDMLDEGNAGKTALEVADEIDFLGASISTRAGLHFSGIYLHTPVSKFDDALKIMSDIVLKPDFPENELKRKKKEYLTTISQWHDQPTSIANIAFNKFLFGENHPYGKISLGYEHSIKSFTTDDLKNFYAKYFKANNAFIIVVGDIKKDELKDKLEKVFGKWQKGKVEKTNIDEPEQVKERIVYLIDKPGSAQSVIYIGRVGPKRLTDDYNAIMVMNTILGGSFTSRLNNNLREEHGYTYGAGSRFVFRPIAGSFFAYSSVQTDVTDKALMEFFKELNGIREPIPDDELNRAKNLVALSYPQNFQTVSEIASQIEELIEYNLPESYFNDYVNNILNVKNNEVNSAANKYIVPEEMIVVIVGDKSKIEEGIKQLNLGEIKNLKIEDVLGKIPVLEN comes from the coding sequence ATGAAAAATATTTTTAAATGGATAAGTTTTTTGTTCTTAATTATCATTTCAATAAATGCACAGGATGTTGATAGAACAAAACCACCAGAATTGCCTCCGCCAAAATCTTTGAGTTTACCAGAATTAATAAAATTCGAGTTATCAAATGGATTGAAAGTTGTTTTAATGGAAAAGCATAATGTACCTTTAATTCAACTTAATGTTATAGTAAAAGCTGGAACAGTGAATGATCCGCAAGGTAAAGAAGGTCTGGCGAATATAACAATAGATATGCTTGATGAAGGAAATGCAGGCAAAACAGCTCTCGAAGTTGCAGATGAAATAGATTTTCTTGGAGCTTCAATTTCTACAAGAGCAGGTTTACATTTCTCGGGAATTTATCTTCATACACCTGTTTCAAAATTTGATGACGCTCTAAAAATTATGAGTGATATAGTTTTAAAACCAGATTTTCCCGAAAATGAATTAAAGAGAAAAAAGAAAGAATATTTAACAACTATTTCTCAATGGCACGATCAACCCACTTCGATTGCAAACATCGCTTTTAATAAATTCTTGTTTGGTGAAAATCATCCTTATGGAAAAATATCGCTTGGATATGAACATTCTATAAAAAGTTTTACAACAGATGATTTAAAAAATTTTTATGCCAAATATTTTAAAGCAAACAATGCCTTTATTATAGTTGTAGGTGATATTAAAAAAGATGAATTAAAAGATAAACTGGAAAAGGTTTTTGGAAAATGGCAAAAAGGAAAAGTAGAAAAAACAAATATTGATGAACCAGAACAAGTTAAAGAAAGAATTGTTTATTTAATTGATAAACCTGGCTCTGCTCAATCTGTAATTTACATAGGAAGAGTTGGCCCAAAAAGATTAACTGATGATTACAATGCAATAATGGTGATGAATACAATTCTTGGTGGTTCTTTTACATCAAGATTGAATAATAATTTAAGAGAAGAACATGGTTATACTTATGGTGCAGGTTCGAGATTTGTATTTAGACCAATAGCTGGAAGTTTTTTTGCTTATTCTTCAGTTCAAACAGATGTAACAGATAAAGCATTGATGGAATTCTTTAAAGAATTAAATGGAATTCGTGAACCAATTCCAGATGATGAATTAAATAGAGCTAAAAATCTTGTGGCTTTGAGTTATCCACAAAATTTTCAAACAGTTTCTGAAATTGCATCTCAAATAGAGGAATTAATTGAATATAATTTACCGGAAAGTTATTTCAATGATTATGTGAATAATATTCTGAATGTAAAAAACAATGAAGTTAATTCTGCTGCAAATAAATATATTG